From the Cloeon dipterum chromosome 4, ieCloDipt1.1, whole genome shotgun sequence genome, the window CaccaaaattatgcaaaagaaaaaaaacgtgAAAGAAAGTTTCAATCGACATCAATAGGAAcacataattttatgaatataattcaaaatcgCAATCCGGAAACACGGGTTTTAGGTTCACACAGTCTGgcttaatttaatcaatttattacattACGTTTTGCAGAATAATCAACCTTCCGACGTTTTTGCTGGCTCTTTTCCAAGAACCTATTTtattgtgtaatttttttcatcttctGTGACAGTGAGAGCGTAGCAGTTGAGATTTCTATTATCACCTTCATAACGATCGTAGTGTTTTTGGGCGAATCCTTCTAAAGGAAAAAAGGCGGTAGTTTTGTTGAGGTGGCGACCGCAAACCGAGCATAATTATCAGCCAGCCGCGCATCTCGGCCGTAGCCGAATAGAATTAACCTTTTTACGGCCGCGATTTCCCTTTTAAAGTGCGAGCGGCTCGCGAGCTGCCTCGCGGTCGCAGATTACGCTACTTTATGCTGTTTTGtgtgagaaaaagaaagaatttcgGTGAAATTCACAGTCGACTCTATGGAAATACACGCGTGCACGTTTTTGGATGCAAAAATGCTAATAGGCTGTAAACAGGCTCTTTGTCATTCAtctctctcttttattttacacgTCGTCGGAGAGTGCTAAAAGCCCCATTATAGCGCGAgtttctctctttttaataatacgATTCCTCGTCCCTGCAGAATTGGACTCTGCGGCTTCGATAATCCGCTCAGGGATGCGAAGACCGAGGAGGTCAAGAGACACATCGGACACGTGAGTGAACTTCTTTTTTAACACGCTTAAGTGCCTATTTGCACGCACTTTCCTAATTCGGGGCACGAATGTACTAATTTAACGGCGGATTGTTTTCTTAAATTGCAGGGCATCAAAGTGAAAATGGACGACCAGGGCAACGTTCTCATCAAGCGGCTGTCAAAAAGCCAAGTCTTTGTAAAAGTCGCTCCGAACGAGGACAACTCAGTTGCTCAAGAAATCACCCGCCTGCCAAATGGGTCGTTAGAGCCGGAAAAGCCCGTCAAGGTGCGTCAACACTTTCCATTACTCTACAattattccaaataaattCGAGCACGTGAACCAGAATGCAGACTTTAATGCGCCATAATTCAGTGTTATTACTTTATCATGGCTGATATTACGTTGGTAATCTGCTACTTTCATCACAGTGAAGTTGCTTTTATGgaacatttattttagtaattttttatctgctcAATTTTAGAACATTCCTATACGGATTATTGAGACTAACTATTTTCGCTTTCTTTTTACAAGTTGTTTAAAACAACGCCGCAAATCCTGTTTATTTGCAGTTGTTCGACATGAAAAAGTTCCAAGCAAACGTGAGCCGCGAACTGCGACAGGCGTACCCTGACCGCCGTCGCCTCGAGTGCCAATGCCTTTCCAGCATAGCCTTCGTCAAGTCCGAAGCCGAACTGCTGGACAGCCCCGTGTGGGTGATGATCATCAACGTTGTCGCCCTGGACATGCTCAAGGCAAAGTTGCCTCCAGGTAAGACCTTCCAGACGCGCAACCACACACCCTGTTGAAGGCACGCAGACGCCGGCGTCTCCGTGTTTGTTGATCACGCGATCTTCGTCTGCGGCGGTGGTTGCAAAATGAACTTGAAACGAGCTGTTTGCTTGAATCCTCAGTTTCTTTGGTTTCACATCTCGCGGAATACTTATTACTGCTGGTTGAATGACTTTTCTATGAGACATTATTACGAGCAGTAcgaattggaaaattttactgttcaCGTTCACTCACCGATGTATttctaaaattcttaaaatttagacGTAAACTGataagaatattatttttaaattaggctCTAGCCAGGTtgctgagaaatatttttctcggcTCGAATGTCTGCTAAAATTTCAGGTTTATTCTACTTCAAATTTCTGTTACATATTTCGATAAATCACAGCGAGAAGAACAGAAATCAACCATGAAAATATGGCCAAACcatgaaattattagaaaacTTTAAACTCTAGATTTCGATTTTTGCTGCCATTTTCTCCCTTGAAATtgcggaataaaaaataaatcagttaaATAACATTAATATTCTGTAAACATCCTtcttaaaaagataaaatcgtCATCAATCTTTTTAACAACAGCTTGGTAGGGAATTATTCCATtggtaaaaaagaaaaaaaacagtgagAGAACTCTTGTAGTTCAGCTTTTAAAGCTGACgtccatttaaatttacattcgTCACTCTGACAATCGAGTCGTTTGAGGAGAGGGTGTTAATTGGATTGCGGATTCAACTGACAATTACGCTCGCAAGCATTTCTAAGCAAGACGCCGTTCGGCTGTTTTTCAGTGGCGGTCAAGTCGCGGCTGGACATCCGCAACCGTCCGCGCATCCCCATCCCGGACGAGGATCCGTACAGCGTGGCCGGCAGCGGCTCGAGCGGCTCCAGCTCTGGAGCCGGCGGCAAGACGGCGGGCGTCAACCACCTGCACcagcagctgctgcagcaCAAGCAGCACAAGCAGGACAAGCCGCCGAAGCTGCCTCCGCGCGACGTGGCCGGCTACCCGCACGACATTCCCAAGGttggcattttatttgcatttattctCCTTTCGCCCCCGACCGAGCCCTTTCTCTGGCGCAAAACGTGTCATTACCGAATCGCACGATTCCGCGTTTGGCCAATTTCATGACGTTTCACTCGTTCCGCAGCCGGATTACGACGACTTGGACGACGAGGAGGAGAACTGCATACAAATCTTCCCTGCCTCCAGAGGCTCCAAGGAGAAGAGTAAGGATAAGAAATACGGTGAGTCACTGCGACTTTTAGACGttcgaataaaatattacgtCAGCCTTATGTAAATCGAAAAGTCTTTTCTTGGATCAATGCATCAAcgcacaaacatttttttacagaaaaccGACTGCACTACTACTTACCAACGCACTAGCATTTAAATGACAcaccacttttaaatttaagtcaaCTTCAAGAGATATTTATCTGAATTAAGCACtgccattaaattattttacgtgcatttatattatttattcttatcGGAGACGGAGGCTAAGTTCCTTATTAAATGCGCACATATGCTGACATCTTGACTTGGGAGAAAATGTAAGGGAAGAGGAGAGACGTCGCTGCTCGCATGAGCAAAAGACTGATCTCATCATCTTGAGACAGCGAATGACAGAGTGTTTGCATTTGCAATTAACAGATGACCCCTACTACTGCGGTCTCCGCGCACGCATCCCCAACTTTGTGAAGAGGAAAGGTGGCAGCAAACAGGAGGTGGCCGAGCGAGTGGCCCACAGCGTCCCCATGGGTGGCCCCCCGATGATGGCCCCCGCTCACCACTACGTGCACAGCGCTTACGGCGTCGCCCCGGTGCAACCCTGGCGCTCCTCCAATGGATACCACGATCCTGGTAGgacattttttaagattttattggCTTTCGCttcatataaaatgaaaaatgcttcGCATGTTCTATTCCAATCTAATTTggtatttcagaaaaaaatatctaaataattaaactttgaTAAAcagaatttgtaattttagacACTTTGAACAAAAGACGACTGCTTGAAGATGGTTTTGTTGTTAATTCATATGATTTTTCTGAACGAATTTATTAtgagaaaaatcttaaaatccAAATCGGAGCGtgatttttatcagtttttcctcaaattatggtttaggtaaaatttaaactttttgataaaaaatatgtttttacaCGAAAGTATACTCTATTTTGGGATATGAATTCAACACCATTTCCTTAGCCCTTAATGAGCTGAACACTTCCTACAATGCTCAATGGGTTTAGTCAATAAATGATTCTTCAAATAGCCAAGTTTAATTAccgaattttatttccatacaaaagagatattttgatcaaaatattcagaaaggacaaaataaagaaaaataaaaacaattaaaatgaatataattataaGGCAATTAAAATGGTAATAATTAAACTAGCTCGACCGTCTTTATGAGAACCGATAATTTTCTTcatcaaattataaaagtctaaatttttttaataatcatgaATGAGATTGTTAACTCACAATTAGTGTAGTGAAGAATTCAATTGCGTCTTTCAAGCTCATTTTTCAGATGAGCAGTggatctttttaaatttctaaccCTGTTGATAAAGCTTTTAACTAACTCTTCCTTGAGCATTAACTttgactcacaatcagctcgAAATCATAACTACTGCGGTGATGCAGTGACAAAATATCGCACTAACTTGCTCTGCTATCCCTCTAACAACCTCAAACTACATCTGCTTAAGGTGTTAGAGAAGCAACTcccagcaataattaatttacaccaCCACCTTGCTAACCAACAGCACAAACGCATATATAACCACTCTGCTATACTTGCAAACAGACAGACTTGATCTGTTTAGTTTACCATTGGCGTTAGCACCTCTCGGTGTCGACCACCCCGTCCCCCATGTACAAAGCGAACACCCCGAATAATGGCTCTTTGAACCACTGGTTGTGCTTTCAGAGTCGGAGTCCCCGTACGACCACATCTATGGCCGGCTGCCGGGGCGAGTGCCCATCCCAACCCGGTCGTTcattccgccgccgccgcgcaccaTGTACATTGGCGAATGGGACTGAAGCAGCCGCAGCACAAGCGATGAGACAGACAAACCCAACCGCGTGCAtacttaattatttgtaatccCCAAACGACCTACCTAGTGCGAGAGGCACAgtcaatgtatttttttatcgtcCAAATTCCCCCCGAAATCCCAGATGATGTGGGCCTCGACGAGCGAGCTCTCGAATTCTGAAGAAGCCGCGCCTTTCCGCTCTTTTCCTACCACTAttgctgtaaataaatttatttttgcttccgCGAAAGGCACGTTTTTCACAATTCGGGGGCCGCCATTCCTCGTCCGTGAATGTGGGCCTGCGTGTAATACTTATTTGATTGTtgagtaattttattgtaatccTCTGCGTAACTGATAATCACTCGCACCTTTTGTAAGCGGCGTAGttttttgcaagaaaactGCGACCCTCATCtaggaattttaaatgtgaagAAGAAGTGCTtatgtacaaaattaaacgAGACCTGGTGGTGGAGCATCGCAAAAACAATTCAgtcttttatttgattttgttgcaACCCTATATCCTGAGcttaaatcagcaaaataaagggaaaaagaaaatagaacAAACTGGGCTTAGAAAGtatttttctgagaaaaaaggaaaaaagaattaattccaaatcaatgcagtttttaattcatctaCAGTAAATAACGTTATTTTCACtggatttattaaataagctattttttcttctcgATAAAAGTTTAGCCATAATATTGATTAAGAGTTTTGCACGTGGCTCAATCATATAATACGATTGCGTCCGTCAAGAATCACTGTCACAAAACCAACGAAAACGATATTGCTTGGAGAGAAATGACGGCGCCTAACGAGGAGCGATTTTGTGAATGGGAGAGGGAAGCTCTCTCATCCATCAGCTGGAAAGTGATTCGGTGGTAAAGTTTGCTTTGCAATTATTGTCCGTCGTGCAGAAGCGCCGAACGGTCGATTCAGTAACACCCACGCACGCACGCCGAAGCAAAAACACATCGCAAAGATAGGCCTTTCGCAGCACTGACGTCAATTTCCATGCTCGAAAAGCGCGCTGccggagaaagaaagaaaggaaaaaatggggAAGCTCTGAATCCACAGAAAAGCCATTCATACTTTCCACCATCAGTGGCAGCTAGCAGCCTTCCCTTTTAACGCGCAGACAAATGGAAGGCGCACGGATCCGACGGCCTTCGCCTCCGCCCGTTTGTATTAATGTAATTGCTTAAGTTCACACTCGCTCGATGTGTGctagccgccgccgccgcctctgctgcttttatttctgCCCACGGCTGAATGGCAGCAGATAAGAGGGAGGATCTGCAGTCTGCGCGGCGCGGACGCCGAGCGTGTTGCATACCCCCTTCGAAATCTGCTGCAAATCGATCAATTTTCACGATGCAGATATTGAACGTAAGTAACGTTCATGTACATTCATTTCGTGgatgtacatatttttgcgGGCTGTTGGCACAAAACAATTTGCTGCAGAGGATGGAGAGTGCCTGCCTCCCGTCGTACGCCGCAGATAAAGCTTTTCATAAATCAAATTCACTGTCAGACGTGCATTTTACTTGGTTTTCCCGAGAGCAGACAATGCACCAGTTATTTGTCCACATTGTATCCGtctcaatcaattttttctctcgtcaTTTTAATGCATCTATTGTTCgacgcaaaataaaatgtcaaacTTCAACCGAACAGTCGGGAGGAATATAAAGGCAGATTGAAAGAGCATTGGATAATGATGCTCAGCACACAACACTTGCACTTGTTTCTTTGCGTGCATTTGCAGCAATTAAGCAACGTCTTTACTGAGAGCAACATCAAaactataattaaatatagatGCAgagattgaataaaattgcaacacCCAGAAAAAGTTGTGAATTTCTGAGGAGATTGACAAAATAATCCTATTTGGATTATTCGGATTTTATTGAGTCTTAATGGCTCAAGCAATCAACTCAAACTACTGCTTACTGAAGCTAACAATGCTCATAGCTTTCAATTGCTGCCCATATCAGTCAtctttaatttacttaaaatgcAAACTACAGTTTCCAGCTGACAGTAGTGAATCTTGAACTAGaaaacttatttatatttaatttttaactagatAAGAATAAGAAATGTTGAGACAGGTAGAGTTTAATGTTCACT encodes:
- the exp gene encoding uncharacterized protein exp; translation: MVSRRRILSRSRDDLNLDTVEVPEEDVWYQRDKLFKDHIQEVLDKWHQIDDEIWAKVIVLERNRRVAKAYARAPVLTINGSDDGFDGFRIGLCGFDNPLRDAKTEEVKRHIGHGIKVKMDDQGNVLIKRLSKSQVFVKVAPNEDNSVAQEITRLPNGSLEPEKPVKLFDMKKFQANVSRELRQAYPDRRRLECQCLSSIAFVKSEAELLDSPVWVMIINVVALDMLKAKLPPVAVKSRLDIRNRPRIPIPDEDPYSVAGSGSSGSSSGAGGKTAGVNHLHQQLLQHKQHKQDKPPKLPPRDVAGYPHDIPKPDYDDLDDEEENCIQIFPASRGSKEKSKDKKYDDPYYCGLRARIPNFVKRKGGSKQEVAERVAHSVPMGGPPMMAPAHHYVHSAYGVAPVQPWRSSNGYHDPESESPYDHIYGRLPGRVPIPTRSFIPPPPRTMYIGEWD